AATCGATGCTGGACGAATGCCGGTCTTTTGTTGAATCTCAGTACGGGATAGGGAGCCGTTTTCGTAAATTAACCTTTTAATTGCTGCTTTATGGTGGCTTTTGGCAAAAGATTTCCGCTTCTCCATTTTTTATCCTTGTTTTATGTTATTTACTTAGAAGAAAAAAACAAATTGACATGATAAACATTTAATATTAATATTCTATCAAATATGTTATTAAAAGGATATATTTGTTGAGCATGAAAATTAATATTCATTCAAGCAGGCAAATAATTCAAAAAAAATACATAATAGTAAATAATTTAATTGACTAAAACAAATAAAAAAGGATATACTTACTTATAAGAAAAAAATAATTCCTTTCTGAAGGAGGAGATTCCATGTCTGAGCGATTGGCAAAGTTGGGTGGAGAACCAATTTTTAAAGAGAAATTTCCTATGTGGCCGAGTTTTTCAGATAAAACCAAACAAGAAGCGTTGGCTCCTCTTGAGAATGGGTTGGTAAATTATTGGACTGGCCATAAGGGAGTTGAATTTGAAGAAAAATGGGCTCAATATTGTGATTGTAAATATGGGATATCAACCTCTAACGGAACCTCAGCTCTTCATACCGCTTTAGCTGCCTGTGATATTGGACCGGGGGATGAAGTTATAGTTACTTCCTACTCATTTATCGCATCGTCTTTTTGTGTTGTCCAGGCTGGAGCTATTCCTGTTTTTGCCGATGTTAGAAAGGATACTCATACCATAGATCCAACTTCAATTAAAGAAAAGATTACCTCTCGAACCAAAGCCATCATTCCCGTTCATCTTTACGGAATTCCCTGCGATATGGACGAAATCATGGCTATTGCTAAAGAACGTAATCTTTTTGTCATTGAGGATTGTGCTCAAGCACACGGAAGTGAATATCGAGGGAAAAAAGTAGGTAGTATCGGTCACGCTGGATGTTTCAGTTTTTGCCAGTCTAAGCATTTTACAACTGGTGGCGAGGGAGGAGCGGTGGTTACCAATGATGAAAACATTGCCTGGGCAGCGCGTTCATTCCGAGATCATGGTTATGATGTTAGAGAAAGGCTGCGGTTATTAGAATTGGAAAAGAAATTATTCTATATTCATCAGCGAGTTGGTTTTAACTACCGATTGACGGAAATTCAATCAATTATTGGTCTCTGTGAATTAGAACGTTTTGATGGGT
The DNA window shown above is from Candidatus Atribacteria bacterium ADurb.Bin276 and carries:
- the btrR_1 gene encoding L-glutamine:2-deoxy-scyllo-inosose aminotransferase codes for the protein MSERLAKLGGEPIFKEKFPMWPSFSDKTKQEALAPLENGLVNYWTGHKGVEFEEKWAQYCDCKYGISTSNGTSALHTALAACDIGPGDEVIVTSYSFIASSFCVVQAGAIPVFADVRKDTHTIDPTSIKEKITSRTKAIIPVHLYGIPCDMDEIMAIAKERNLFVIEDCAQAHGSEYRGKKVGSIGHAGCFSFCQSKHFTTGGEGGAVVTNDENIAWAARSFRDHGYDVRERLRLLELEKKLFYIHQRVGFNYRLTEIQSIIGLCELERFDGWNKSRRVMIGDKLLKALQGHEAIQYLPPQGKEGKFISYWLFPIVINLDRISCTIKEFWEAIEAEGVPVAPVLWPQMYKEKAYIEHNGFGTVKFPFKSKEYAEVRSVDYRNIICENAAWIEERTFCFPTHPVYEDWHVDAMVAAFEKVYKYYKK